The proteins below are encoded in one region of Pontibacter deserti:
- a CDS encoding MFS transporter: protein MEKQETRVYGLQFGLLCLSSFLFFASFNMIIPELPDYLTSLGGEEYKGLIISLFTLTAGLSRPFSGQLADKIGRVPVMVVGGAVCILCGFLYPVTGSVAAFLLLRFIHGFSTGFTPTGTAAYVADIIPVQRRGEATGLLGLSGSLGMAAGPALGGAIANQFSLDIMFYTSSLAAFLSVAVIARMKETVQDKHHFRMGLLRISRSELFEPRVIAPSLVLFFTVFSFGTILTVVPDFSEFLGIRNKGLFFLSFTLSSLAIRFVAGRISDKYGRVIILRISTFVLMLAMLAVGFSTSLTELMLAGVLFGIGQGMNSPTVFAWTIDLSLEAHRGRAMATMYIALEAGIGIGALCSGWLYNNNPDNFRLVFLTSAFVVMISLFYLLFFVKVPPRKY from the coding sequence ATGGAAAAGCAGGAAACTCGGGTATACGGACTTCAGTTTGGGCTACTGTGCCTAAGCTCATTCCTATTCTTTGCCAGCTTTAACATGATCATACCTGAGCTTCCCGATTACCTTACCAGTTTGGGTGGCGAAGAGTATAAAGGACTTATTATTTCTCTTTTTACACTTACAGCAGGTTTGTCCAGACCCTTTAGCGGGCAGCTTGCAGATAAGATTGGCCGGGTACCAGTAATGGTAGTGGGTGGCGCAGTGTGTATACTTTGCGGTTTTCTATATCCGGTTACTGGGTCTGTTGCTGCGTTTCTGTTGCTTCGTTTCATACATGGTTTTTCTACAGGGTTTACTCCTACAGGCACCGCGGCCTATGTAGCCGATATCATCCCTGTGCAGCGCAGGGGAGAAGCAACCGGCCTGCTTGGTCTGTCAGGTAGTTTGGGTATGGCGGCAGGCCCGGCGTTAGGTGGTGCCATTGCCAATCAATTCTCTCTGGATATTATGTTCTATACTTCATCGCTGGCTGCATTTTTGTCGGTGGCGGTTATAGCACGTATGAAGGAAACTGTTCAGGATAAACATCATTTCCGGATGGGGCTGCTGCGTATTTCAAGAAGCGAATTGTTTGAGCCACGTGTAATTGCTCCTTCTCTTGTTCTCTTTTTTACCGTATTCTCTTTTGGTACTATACTTACCGTTGTTCCAGATTTCAGTGAGTTTCTGGGTATCCGGAACAAGGGTCTTTTCTTTCTAAGCTTCACACTATCTTCTCTGGCAATAAGGTTTGTTGCCGGTCGTATTTCTGACAAATATGGGCGGGTAATTATTTTAAGGATCAGTACGTTCGTGCTGATGCTCGCTATGCTTGCAGTTGGTTTTTCTACCTCATTAACAGAACTTATGCTGGCTGGTGTATTATTCGGAATAGGCCAGGGTATGAATTCTCCTACCGTATTTGCCTGGACAATAGATCTGAGTCTTGAGGCGCATCGTGGCAGGGCTATGGCAACCATGTATATTGCCTTGGAGGCAGGTATCGGGATAGGCGCTTTATGTTCCGGATGGCTGTATAATAACAATCCTGATAACTTCCGTCTGGTGTTCCTGACCAGTGCATTTGTTGTTATGATTTCTCTTTTTTACCTGTTATTTTTTGTAAAAGTGCCCCCTCGAAAATATTAA
- a CDS encoding peptidylprolyl isomerase — translation MKRIHTFGFGLLLLSACQYLPQKSEQLPSINKFSDPQLQQLYTLQDERKTADLLPYLQHGKHTYRQEAALAFASVQDTLAIPQLLSLLTDTSTAVRSAAAYAIGQTGHKKAEDALVRHIQQETRPQVQAEMLEALGKIATPAGVNFLATYKAHDSIALAGQAWGLYRAGLRQQHSNQSIALGAQLLAVNNPFEARLAAAHFLARIPKVDLTSYRQQLIASATSDPEAEVRMAVAQALAKVRAIDKATFLTGIAQNDPDYRVRLSAIRSMAGLEYNEIKTAILGGLQDKNINTAVATSEFLQANPAGVSIADMQQALNKVQDARVRANMIWVMLKNSPAPEFMSNRYKTYFENATNPYDKAQFLKALSGDVSNYNYIADAMFAAQQPVIATTGMDALLLMRTQPDFPTRLEADFAEIFKKAVGSGDVALVGMAAGAIRDPKLNLRKYYNNDFSFVAQAQQKLQLPRDMETNIELQRTIDYLNNKESITPVNPFTHPIDWALVSTIPANQQVEIRTEKGLVVLQLSVEDAPGSVANFVELTKKNFFDGLYFHRVVPNFVAQGGDKRGDGWGSSEYSIRSEFAPLHYREGFVGMASAGKDTESNQWFITHSPTPHLDGRYTIFAKVVEGMDVVHQLEIGDKIHYVKLKETPAGSASK, via the coding sequence ATGAAAAGAATACATACGTTTGGGTTTGGCCTGCTTTTGCTAAGCGCCTGCCAATACCTGCCTCAGAAAAGTGAGCAACTACCATCCATAAACAAATTTTCTGACCCGCAACTGCAGCAGCTATATACGTTGCAGGACGAACGCAAAACAGCTGACCTTCTACCTTACCTGCAACATGGCAAACATACTTACCGCCAGGAGGCAGCATTGGCTTTTGCATCCGTACAGGACACCCTGGCTATTCCACAGTTGCTAAGTCTGCTAACGGATACATCTACAGCGGTACGTTCGGCTGCGGCTTATGCTATCGGCCAGACTGGTCATAAAAAGGCTGAAGACGCATTGGTACGCCATATACAACAGGAAACACGACCGCAGGTGCAGGCAGAAATGTTAGAAGCTCTTGGCAAGATTGCAACACCAGCAGGTGTTAACTTTCTGGCAACTTATAAGGCGCATGATTCAATTGCCTTGGCCGGTCAGGCCTGGGGGCTGTATCGGGCCGGGTTGCGCCAACAGCACTCCAACCAAAGTATAGCGTTGGGCGCCCAATTGCTGGCAGTTAACAATCCGTTTGAAGCGCGGCTTGCGGCAGCTCATTTCCTGGCGCGCATTCCTAAAGTAGATTTAACCTCTTATCGCCAGCAACTGATCGCATCGGCTACCTCTGACCCTGAGGCGGAAGTACGCATGGCGGTGGCCCAGGCCCTGGCAAAAGTAAGAGCCATAGATAAAGCAACGTTCCTGACAGGAATAGCACAGAACGATCCTGATTACCGTGTACGTCTTAGCGCTATTCGATCTATGGCAGGCCTGGAGTACAATGAAATAAAGACAGCCATACTTGGCGGCTTACAGGACAAGAACATCAACACAGCTGTAGCAACCTCTGAGTTTTTACAGGCTAACCCGGCAGGCGTAAGTATAGCTGATATGCAGCAGGCGCTTAACAAGGTTCAGGATGCACGTGTTCGTGCTAACATGATCTGGGTAATGCTTAAAAACAGCCCGGCTCCAGAATTTATGAGCAACCGCTACAAAACATACTTCGAGAATGCTACTAACCCTTACGATAAAGCGCAGTTCCTGAAAGCTCTGTCTGGTGATGTTAGCAACTACAATTATATTGCGGATGCCATGTTTGCAGCACAACAGCCTGTAATTGCTACCACTGGCATGGATGCACTGTTGCTGATGCGCACTCAACCTGATTTCCCGACAAGGCTGGAAGCTGATTTTGCAGAGATCTTTAAGAAGGCAGTTGGCTCCGGTGATGTTGCTCTGGTAGGTATGGCTGCCGGAGCTATTCGTGACCCAAAACTCAACCTGCGCAAATATTATAACAACGACTTCAGTTTTGTGGCACAGGCACAGCAAAAGCTACAACTGCCTCGTGACATGGAGACCAACATTGAACTGCAGCGCACCATCGACTACCTGAACAATAAGGAAAGTATAACCCCCGTGAACCCGTTTACACACCCGATAGACTGGGCCTTGGTAAGCACAATCCCGGCAAATCAACAGGTGGAAATCCGAACAGAAAAAGGATTGGTTGTGCTGCAACTGTCCGTGGAAGATGCTCCTGGCTCTGTTGCCAATTTTGTAGAGCTAACCAAGAAGAACTTTTTTGATGGTTTATACTTCCATAGGGTTGTACCAAACTTTGTGGCGCAGGGTGGCGATAAACGTGGCGATGGCTGGGGCAGCTCCGAATATTCTATCCGTTCTGAGTTTGCACCATTGCATTACCGCGAAGGGTTTGTAGGTATGGCATCAGCTGGCAAGGACACCGAAAGCAACCAATGGTTTATAACACATTCTCCTACCCCACACCTGGATGGCCGCTATACTATATTTGCAAAAGTAGTGGAAGGCATGGATGTGGTGCACCAGCTTGAGATCGGAGATAAGATACACTATGTAAAACTTAAAGAAACTCCTGCAGGCAGCGCTTCAAAATAA
- a CDS encoding thioredoxin family protein yields the protein MQKQQTITPAHLEQAMDYTQYVTFTEQLLSENKTTGTNHSADLVEYTRMNLHRMRRGEKSCVLTSELLDTLQSIDREMVWVVITEAWCGDAAQNLPGIVKIAEASPLIDVKFLMRDEHLDVMDAYLTNGGRSIPKLIALDAETLEELGTWGPRPEPAQQLVLDAKAQKMDFKEMAEKLHGWYGKDRSRTLQQEFVPLIREWANVDETITESI from the coding sequence ATGCAAAAACAACAGACTATTACGCCAGCCCACCTGGAGCAGGCGATGGATTACACCCAATACGTTACATTCACAGAGCAACTGTTATCCGAAAATAAAACAACAGGCACTAACCATTCTGCTGACCTGGTAGAATACACCCGCATGAACCTGCACCGTATGCGCCGTGGCGAGAAATCATGTGTGCTTACAAGCGAACTGCTGGACACACTGCAAAGTATAGATAGAGAGATGGTGTGGGTGGTGATAACTGAAGCATGGTGTGGCGATGCAGCTCAAAACCTGCCGGGTATAGTTAAAATAGCAGAAGCCAGTCCGCTTATTGACGTGAAATTTTTGATGCGCGACGAGCACCTGGATGTGATGGATGCTTACCTGACAAACGGAGGCCGTTCGATACCAAAATTAATCGCCCTGGATGCTGAGACCCTGGAAGAATTAGGAACCTGGGGACCACGCCCGGAGCCGGCACAACAACTGGTGCTGGATGCCAAAGCGCAAAAAATGGACTTTAAAGAAATGGCCGAAAAGCTGCATGGCTGGTATGGCAAAGACAGAAGCCGTACGCTGCAACAGGAGTTTGTTCCTTTAATTAGAGAGTGGGCAAACGTGGACGAAACTATAACTGAGAGCATATAA
- a CDS encoding DUF1684 domain-containing protein, whose translation MKKNLVYAIVLAVTTLFAACTSAPDTVKTSQTDNAAYKASIEEWHKERINNLKKEDGWLALAGLFWLEPGENTFGSAPDNDLVFPEGKIAAKAGTFILADNQVKVKLNDGVEVQLDSKPVQEALVYTSDSVEAPRLKHGPLTWFVIKRGDKYGVRLLDTESEVRTTFKGIDRYEVNPDWKLTARLEPNVSGRKISINNVLGQTSGEETPGALVFTVGGKEYKLDALKEGNQLFVIFADKTNGHETYGAGRYLYTDLPDANGNVTIDFNKAYNPPCAFVTYATCPLPPKQNFLPIPVPVGEKAFEGGY comes from the coding sequence ATGAAAAAGAACCTGGTTTATGCGATTGTACTTGCCGTAACTACCTTGTTTGCAGCCTGCACCAGCGCTCCCGATACAGTTAAAACCTCACAGACTGATAATGCCGCCTATAAAGCAAGTATAGAAGAATGGCACAAAGAGCGTATCAATAATCTTAAAAAGGAAGACGGCTGGCTGGCATTGGCTGGTTTGTTCTGGCTGGAGCCCGGTGAAAACACCTTCGGCAGTGCCCCGGATAATGACCTTGTTTTTCCGGAAGGTAAGATAGCAGCTAAGGCCGGAACATTTATACTTGCAGATAATCAGGTAAAAGTAAAGCTGAATGATGGTGTTGAGGTGCAACTGGATAGTAAGCCCGTACAGGAGGCACTGGTTTATACTTCAGATTCGGTGGAGGCTCCACGGTTAAAGCATGGTCCGCTAACCTGGTTCGTAATTAAGCGTGGCGATAAGTATGGCGTACGTTTGCTCGATACAGAAAGCGAAGTAAGAACCACTTTTAAAGGTATAGATCGATACGAAGTAAACCCTGACTGGAAACTGACAGCCCGCTTAGAGCCAAACGTTTCAGGCCGGAAGATTTCTATTAACAATGTGCTGGGCCAGACAAGCGGGGAAGAAACGCCGGGAGCACTGGTGTTTACCGTTGGTGGCAAAGAATATAAACTGGATGCTCTAAAGGAAGGAAACCAGCTGTTCGTGATTTTTGCTGATAAGACCAACGGGCACGAAACCTATGGCGCCGGCCGCTACCTGTACACCGATCTGCCGGATGCAAACGGCAATGTCACCATCGATTTTAACAAAGCATATAACCCGCCCTGTGCCTTTGTAACCTATGCCACCTGTCCGCTGCCGCCAAAGCAGAACTTTTTACCAATACCTGTGCCTGTCGGCGAGAAAGCTTTTGAAGGAGGTTATTAA
- a CDS encoding alpha/beta hydrolase family protein, with product MKKHLLFFLATLLAAFSGYAQQPARTITGSWNGALNISGTKLRLVFNIESTNGTFTATMDSPDQGAKGIPVTSVKLVQDSIYLDIQAIRGSYAGKITRPETIDGYLKQAGQTMHIPLTKGEPAVAKRPQEPVKPYPYQETEVTIDNKAAGIKLIGTLTLPKTKAPYPAVVLITGSGPQDRDQTIMGHKPFLVLADHLTRQGFAVLRLDDRGVGKSEGNFATATTEDFASDAEAAYTYLRSFTGVNSKRVGLLGHSEGALVAAQVAAKHPETAFVVLMAGSAVPGTELLVAQNEALLKAGGVPQEPLQKYLQFRKAQFEVAATEADVFKAAEKIKQLEQEAKAKLTDQEQKQLGLTPQSEQTIVAQLSSPWMRYFLAYNPALILQKLTMPVLAINGTRDLQVPYKQNLPATEKALKVASNKKYIIQELPDLNHLFQTATTGMVNEYGQLEETIAPTSLEIISNWIKGVAK from the coding sequence ATGAAAAAACACCTGCTCTTTTTTCTGGCAACTTTACTAGCTGCCTTTTCAGGCTATGCACAGCAGCCAGCACGAACTATAACCGGCAGTTGGAACGGCGCCCTGAATATAAGCGGCACCAAACTCAGGCTGGTGTTTAATATAGAGAGCACCAACGGCACCTTTACCGCAACCATGGACAGCCCCGACCAGGGTGCTAAAGGCATTCCGGTAACTTCAGTAAAGCTGGTGCAGGATAGTATATACTTAGACATTCAGGCTATACGCGGATCTTATGCAGGTAAAATAACCAGACCCGAAACAATAGACGGTTACCTGAAGCAGGCTGGCCAGACCATGCACATACCCTTAACTAAAGGCGAGCCAGCAGTAGCCAAACGACCACAAGAGCCTGTAAAACCTTACCCATATCAGGAAACTGAAGTAACCATAGATAACAAAGCGGCAGGTATAAAGCTTATTGGCACACTCACCTTACCTAAAACCAAAGCACCTTACCCGGCAGTAGTGCTTATTACCGGCTCCGGCCCCCAGGATCGCGACCAGACCATAATGGGGCATAAACCCTTCCTGGTGCTGGCCGACCACCTTACCCGCCAGGGCTTTGCCGTACTGCGCCTCGACGACCGTGGTGTAGGAAAATCAGAAGGAAACTTTGCGACAGCCACTACCGAAGACTTTGCCTCTGACGCCGAAGCAGCATATACTTACCTGAGGAGCTTTACTGGTGTGAACTCTAAAAGAGTGGGTTTGCTGGGCCACTCGGAGGGTGCCCTGGTAGCAGCACAAGTAGCAGCTAAACACCCCGAAACAGCTTTTGTAGTACTGATGGCCGGAAGCGCCGTGCCTGGCACCGAACTGCTGGTAGCCCAGAACGAAGCGCTTTTAAAAGCAGGCGGTGTGCCACAGGAGCCGCTACAAAAATACCTGCAGTTTCGGAAAGCTCAGTTTGAAGTAGCCGCTACAGAAGCCGATGTATTTAAAGCGGCTGAAAAAATAAAGCAGCTGGAACAGGAAGCAAAGGCAAAACTTACCGATCAGGAACAAAAGCAACTTGGCCTTACCCCGCAAAGCGAACAAACTATAGTTGCCCAGCTCAGTTCGCCTTGGATGCGTTATTTCCTAGCCTATAATCCCGCCTTAATTTTGCAGAAGTTGACAATGCCTGTGCTTGCCATTAACGGAACAAGAGACCTGCAGGTACCTTACAAGCAAAACCTACCAGCAACCGAAAAAGCGCTTAAAGTTGCCAGCAACAAGAAGTATATTATACAAGAACTTCCGGACCTGAACCACCTGTTCCAGACTGCCACTACCGGCATGGTAAACGAGTATGGCCAGTTGGAAGAAACTATAGCCCCCACGTCCCTGGAAATTATAAGCAATTGGATAAAAGGTGTTGCGAAGTGA
- a CDS encoding SH3 domain-containing protein: protein MKTVLIILTCLFYQSAFAQFAIISDKDGFVNIRSSPKDGNNISGKLLNGEVVFCFKGGNTWLPIDYDLSRENKSGYIHKTRLRFIQNFTKVPCQVLTDSNAIFKTDSLTIRITKVPFNPKNNKLQFHKGDSSNNETSYLEKVNGKEIWGTDGNIPKKQYGQILLQLGKDKIYLPVENLYEPNLDYTSVTIDSNKTIYLSALNSDGAGGYAVLWIIEKGRFKKRITTIPF from the coding sequence ATGAAAACCGTCCTGATCATATTGACTTGCCTCTTTTACCAATCCGCTTTTGCACAATTTGCTATTATCTCAGACAAAGACGGATTTGTAAATATTAGAAGTTCGCCAAAAGATGGCAATAACATCTCCGGCAAACTTTTAAATGGGGAGGTCGTGTTTTGTTTTAAGGGTGGAAATACTTGGCTTCCAATTGACTATGATCTGAGCCGTGAAAACAAAAGCGGCTATATCCATAAAACGCGACTAAGATTTATACAGAACTTCACAAAAGTACCTTGCCAAGTTTTAACGGATTCTAATGCGATCTTTAAAACAGACTCCTTAACAATTAGAATTACTAAGGTTCCATTCAACCCCAAGAACAATAAATTACAATTTCATAAAGGTGATTCTTCCAATAATGAAACGAGTTACTTGGAGAAGGTAAATGGAAAAGAGATTTGGGGGACAGACGGCAATATACCTAAAAAGCAGTATGGACAAATCCTACTACAATTAGGTAAGGACAAAATTTACCTGCCAGTCGAAAATTTGTATGAGCCGAACTTAGACTATACTTCAGTTACAATTGACAGCAATAAGACAATTTACCTATCCGCATTAAATAGTGACGGAGCTGGAGGGTATGCTGTTCTATGGATAATAGAAAAAGGAAGATTTAAAAAAAGAATCACAACTATACCATTTTGA
- a CDS encoding GNAT family N-acetyltransferase, producing MIRPYTPTDKPSLIALLKLNIPLYFAEAEEADFIEYLEQHLEDYFVVEEDNIIVGAGGINYFPDEKLVRISWDIVHPAYQGKGIGSSLMQHRINYIRKQPGVNLIVVRTTQLVYPFYQKMGFKLVKTERDYWAEGFDLYEMHMPLPEL from the coding sequence ATGATACGCCCCTACACCCCCACCGACAAACCTTCACTTATTGCCCTGCTAAAACTGAACATACCGCTATACTTTGCCGAAGCCGAAGAAGCCGACTTTATCGAGTACCTGGAGCAGCACCTGGAAGATTATTTTGTGGTGGAAGAAGATAACATTATAGTTGGGGCAGGCGGCATTAACTATTTCCCTGACGAGAAGCTGGTCCGCATCTCCTGGGATATCGTTCATCCTGCGTATCAGGGTAAAGGTATAGGCTCAAGCCTTATGCAGCACCGCATTAATTATATCCGAAAACAACCGGGTGTAAACCTTATTGTCGTACGCACAACGCAACTGGTTTACCCGTTTTATCAGAAAATGGGTTTTAAGCTGGTAAAAACTGAAAGAGACTACTGGGCTGAAGGCTTCGACCTTTACGAGATGCACATGCCGCTACCAGAACTATAA
- the yidD gene encoding membrane protein insertion efficiency factor YidD, producing MIWVFKKLLLGLIWVYRHMISPLKPATCRYTPTCSTYALQAVNKYGPFKGSWLAIKRIGRCHPWGSSGYDPVP from the coding sequence ATGATTTGGGTATTTAAAAAACTGCTGCTTGGCCTGATCTGGGTATACCGGCACATGATCTCACCTTTAAAACCAGCTACCTGCCGTTATACGCCTACCTGCTCTACGTATGCGTTGCAGGCTGTAAACAAGTATGGCCCGTTCAAAGGTAGTTGGCTGGCAATCAAGCGTATAGGTCGTTGTCACCCCTGGGGTAGTAGCGGTTACGATCCTGTACCCTGA
- a CDS encoding S46 family peptidase, whose product MLKRILSLLLLVGLSMPFAAKADEGMWLPMLIKRLNHADMQKKGLQLTAEEIYSVNNSSLKDAIVQFGGFCTGEFISKEGLLLTNHHCGYGQIQSHSTPEHDYLTDGFWAKSHAEELPNEGLFVDILVRMDDVTGKVLEGIDNNTPEADRAKKVAERVQALAKEASNNGEYVTYVRDFFNGNEYYLFVYNRFTDVRLVGTPPSSIGKYGGDTDNWMWPRHTGDFSMFRVYMGKDGKPAKYSKDNVPYKPKHHLPINIGDKEPGDFSMVFGFPGRTKRFMTSQGLQLEVDHLNKTRIKLRDTKLNLWKADMDKDAATRIKYASKYASQSNYYKYSIGQNEGIKRMKTIEGKKADEAKYQAWANADATRKATYGNVLPEIEAAYAEIEKYNLGSIYLSEAVLGTESLMMAYRLSALNAALKAGDAAATQKAVEDLNPRVDAFFKDYNMATDKKVFAAMMKYYSEDINKDQQPAAFKNLVAKYKGDFDKLADHVYSNSFVVSEQKLKDFLKNPTSKKLEADPAFAIVQPIMENYTTNIAPKLTAANAKLATANRLYVAGLRQMNPDFVYYPDANSTIRLSYGGVKDYSPQDGVVYNYYTTMEGLMAKEDPTNEEFIVPAKLKQLYQAKDYGRYANDKGELVVNFITDNDITGGNSGSPVINGKGELIGLAFDGNWEAMTGDLVYDADYKRCINMDSRYLLFIIDKYAGASNLVNEMTIVNTDSPGAGATTAATATPQSELLDATITEAQEKLRSGKTEFKIEKKKGDARVKLQVKD is encoded by the coding sequence ATGTTAAAAAGAATCCTTTCACTCCTGCTTTTAGTTGGTTTGAGCATGCCGTTTGCTGCCAAAGCCGACGAAGGTATGTGGTTACCGATGCTGATAAAGCGTTTGAACCACGCTGATATGCAAAAAAAAGGACTTCAGCTTACCGCTGAAGAAATCTATTCTGTAAACAACTCCAGCCTTAAAGATGCCATCGTGCAATTTGGTGGTTTCTGTACAGGTGAGTTCATCTCGAAAGAAGGTTTATTACTTACCAACCACCACTGCGGTTACGGCCAGATACAGTCTCACTCTACACCGGAGCACGATTATTTAACAGATGGTTTCTGGGCAAAGAGCCACGCTGAAGAACTTCCGAATGAAGGTCTTTTTGTTGATATTTTAGTGCGCATGGATGATGTGACAGGCAAAGTACTGGAAGGCATCGACAACAACACACCAGAAGCAGATCGTGCAAAAAAAGTAGCTGAGCGTGTGCAGGCCCTTGCCAAAGAAGCCAGCAACAACGGCGAATACGTAACGTATGTGCGCGATTTCTTTAACGGCAACGAATATTACCTGTTCGTTTACAATCGCTTCACCGACGTTCGTCTGGTAGGTACGCCTCCATCATCGATCGGTAAATACGGCGGCGATACGGATAACTGGATGTGGCCACGCCATACTGGTGACTTCTCTATGTTCCGTGTATACATGGGCAAAGATGGCAAGCCGGCAAAGTATAGCAAAGACAATGTTCCTTACAAGCCTAAGCACCACCTGCCAATCAACATCGGCGATAAAGAGCCAGGCGACTTCTCTATGGTATTCGGTTTCCCGGGCCGTACAAAGCGTTTCATGACGTCTCAGGGCTTACAGCTGGAAGTTGATCACCTGAACAAAACCCGTATTAAACTACGTGACACAAAGCTTAACCTTTGGAAAGCTGACATGGACAAAGATGCGGCTACACGTATCAAGTATGCGTCTAAATATGCGTCTCAGTCTAACTACTACAAATATTCTATCGGTCAGAACGAAGGCATTAAGCGCATGAAGACCATAGAAGGCAAAAAAGCTGATGAAGCGAAATACCAGGCATGGGCTAACGCCGATGCAACCCGCAAAGCAACTTACGGCAACGTATTACCGGAAATTGAAGCTGCTTACGCCGAGATTGAAAAGTATAACCTAGGTTCTATTTACCTGAGCGAAGCTGTTTTAGGTACAGAATCGTTGATGATGGCTTACCGCCTGTCTGCGCTGAACGCTGCTCTTAAAGCCGGTGACGCTGCTGCCACACAAAAAGCTGTAGAAGATTTGAATCCACGGGTAGATGCGTTCTTCAAGGACTATAACATGGCAACAGACAAGAAAGTGTTTGCTGCTATGATGAAGTATTATTCTGAAGACATCAACAAAGACCAGCAGCCGGCCGCTTTCAAAAACCTGGTTGCCAAGTATAAAGGCGATTTCGACAAACTGGCTGACCACGTTTACAGCAACTCGTTTGTTGTATCAGAGCAGAAGCTGAAAGACTTCCTGAAAAACCCGACTTCCAAGAAACTGGAAGCAGATCCTGCCTTTGCAATTGTGCAGCCGATCATGGAGAATTATACTACTAACATTGCTCCTAAACTGACAGCAGCAAACGCGAAACTGGCAACTGCTAACCGTTTATATGTAGCTGGCCTGCGCCAGATGAACCCTGATTTTGTATACTACCCTGATGCTAACTCAACTATACGTTTAAGCTACGGTGGTGTGAAAGATTACAGCCCGCAGGATGGTGTGGTTTACAACTACTACACTACCATGGAAGGTTTGATGGCAAAAGAAGACCCAACCAACGAAGAGTTTATAGTTCCTGCTAAACTGAAGCAACTGTACCAGGCAAAGGATTACGGTCGCTATGCTAACGATAAAGGCGAACTGGTAGTAAACTTCATCACTGATAACGACATTACTGGTGGTAACTCAGGTTCTCCGGTAATTAACGGTAAAGGTGAACTAATCGGTCTGGCATTTGATGGTAACTGGGAAGCAATGACCGGTGACCTTGTATACGATGCAGACTACAAGCGTTGCATTAACATGGACTCTCGTTACCTGTTGTTCATCATCGATAAATATGCAGGTGCCAGCAACCTGGTTAACGAGATGACTATTGTTAACACAGACAGCCCGGGTGCAGGCGCAACTACAGCTGCAACTGCAACGCCACAGTCTGAGTTACTGGATGCAACGATCACTGAAGCTCAGGAGAAACTGCGTTCAGGTAAAACTGAGTTTAAGATCGAGAAGAAAAAAGGTGACGCAAGAGTTAAACTACAAGTAAAAGACTAA